A window of Salvia splendens isolate huo1 chromosome 8, SspV2, whole genome shotgun sequence genomic DNA:
AAGCCACTCCAGATCTGAGAGGATACCATGAATGGATATATGCTTTTCAAAGTGCGATCACACCCTGCATTAACCAACCTCATAGACACAACTTCAACTTTTCCAAAATCATTCAGAAGGATATGGTTACTTGAATAACAATATTTGGACTGGAGGGACTCAATTCAGTTTTTCTCAAGATCGACTGAACATTGTAGACAGCTATATCTATTGCTCAAGTGAAACACGATCTTTTGCACAGTAATTCGATGTAGAATTGCAGAATTTCCTTAAGTACTAGATGACAAGTGTTCAGCAAAGTGGGTTTCTTTGTGTTGGTGGGTCAATGGAGTAGGTCTGGATATAGATATCCAATAAGCCAACATCCAGGGAAAGTAAATCAGCAATAAAAGCTTGGCCATTCATTTCGTCAATATATAAACTATCATGAATTCTGTGGATATTAAGAGCGAGAACATGtagataatgaaaaaaaatacatactcAAATGAAAGCTCAATTATCAAACTCGTCATTCACATTACAAACAGAAGTACTTACAGCTGAAGCTCTAATTTCATAGAATTCAGGCTATGTTTGTATGCTGTCTATTCTAACAACTTCAGAAGGATAAATATTAAACCAAGTATCAGCAAATATGAGAAACAAACCTGGCAAATCCCAAGACTGGAGAAATATTTTGAGTGCTCCCAGTCTTCCTTATCAAATGGATCTCCAATTGACACAATAGGGTAGGCTGAGAGAGAACCATTATATGTTTTAGAGGACGAGTGACAACATGATAGAAGCCTACTTAGACTGCCAAACAGCTACAGTCAAAAGTTTTAGAATAGAAACATGAACTGCTATTAAAAGATCTTTAGAAAGTTCTATATAAATAGCAAATAAAAGAACACAAACAGtaataaaaataccaaaatagaaatCAACGTTGAGATGAAGATACCTTCACAAAGTCCTCTATACATATCAATCATGTCCTCCCCAGATTTAAAGTTTTGACCAGacctatttgatattttgtgATCCAAATCATACTTGGTACCTAAATAAGAAAACAGAGAAAATAAATCATTATGTCATTAACTATATAAGCAGATCAACCAAAGATATAATGCTTAGATGAAGCAGGACAGGTTTCAGTTTTAATCATCACAAGGCTACTAACAAATTTCAATGCACCATTGTACCATATGATCTCATGCACATATTTTCAGGGTTTTCTCCAGTGTTTAGACAAATTTTTTCATTCCTATTCAAATTAAACAAGCTAAACTAGACCAAAGAGTAATTTATCTCTATATTGCAAATCTTGGATTGGAATAGTTGAGTCCTGCCACTGTCATTATAAGCCCATTCCTTCTCCATGTTAGTTTCACGGGCAAGATTTTGATTGTGCTGATGAAAGAATAGGTGGATCATATGACACCAAAACTTCTCAGATAATCTGGGAAGGGAATTCCTATGTATGGGACTTAATTGCCTCTCTATTAGTAGTTTAGTACAGAAAAGAATACATTTTCCTCTTAAAGTCTAGATGTCACTTTATGGGACGAAGAATATCACCTATGCAAAATTCAGTAGCCCCAACACCAATTGCTATCTTTATTTTCTCGTTGTATCCCGTTCTTCCAATGGCTTCCTTTACAAAATCCAAGCCTTCTTTCAAGCTGCAGGCACAAAAACATAAGATACCTAGGTTCAGATCTGCAGATGATACCAAATGAGGAAACTTGCCTGGCTATATCGGGAGCAAAACCACCATCTTCTCCAACGTTACATCCGTGTGAACCATATTTTTCTGTGATCACAGCCTGAACAAGCAGGACGAGAAGTTGCATATATATAATGGAAACAACTACGAGGAAATCAGTAACAAGATAATCAAACAAGGTAAATGCATACTTTGTGAAACATAAACATAGAAAAGAGTTTATTGAAAATTTGCCAATATTCTGGATGATCCAGATCGTGAAAGGTTACATCAATTGTATACACACCAAAAACTTTGTCCTTGAggtatacacacatatatacaacaTCAAGTATACTGGCATATAAAATCTACTTGCATACTACTAGTGTACTAAAGGAACTCCATCCGTGACATTCCAACATTTGAATGAACCACAAATGGAGTCTTTTGAAATTGATTTAAGTTTgaaaaatggaaacaaaacaGACAGCGAGACATCAAAGATGAGAAGTCCTAAAATAGGCATACAGCTTAAACTGTAGAGTATGATTGGAAAAACAGAGAACAATAAGGTTTTCATCATATAAATGTGCATTTTTGTAGAACAGAAAATCCACCAGATTTAATACAAAGTTCGAAGACATCTTTGTTTCTGGAGGATTCACCTTTAGATGATGATAAGTCTCAGCTCCCATCTGCAGAGCCTCCTCAAATTTTTTCGCCCCTACAGGAAGGATCATGATTTCCTGATCACAATTACAATAAAAAGTCACACAAGGGGTTAATGCTCATACTAAGCAGGGTGTTTAGATAAATATTAGTTCAAATAAGTATGTAAACATCCATGGCGTGCATTGACATAATGATAGATTGTATTACCTGAATGGCAAGATTGTTCCCAGCATGGTCTCCGCCACCTATGAGAGTGAAAGCTGGAACAGGAAGGTGATATCTTGTTTTGCCAGCTAGATCAGCAATATGTTTGTACAATGGGACCTGCATAAAAATTTTTGAATCAAAATGAGATCTATGTTTTGTAAGATTAACCTGCTACGTGAGTCAAGAATTATGCCTCTTTTTCAGCTGCCCCTGCTCTGCAAGCAGCCATTGAGACTGCTAGAATAGCATTCGCCCCAAGCTCACCCTATCAAATAGAATACAAATGAGCTCGATTTAGCATGTAAACAAATTAGCATGTCTTAGAAATGGCAGGAGGATACTACTTCAAAAAACTGACAGGAGAATGCAATTAAAGTGAGAATGTGTAAAGCACACATCACTTGATTCTGAGCCTCTCCATGAATACATAAATAAGAATATTAGACAAACTATATAACTGAAAACTGAAAACTGAAATGGAGCTACCTTCTTATCTGTCTTGTCCAAGTCTATCATGGCTTGATCAATTTGGGCTTGGAGAGTTGGATCCATACCAATTAAAGCTTCCGATATTTTCTCATTAACATTCTTGACAGCTCTACTTACACTATTACCCAGATACATTCCCTTGTCTCCATCTCGCAACTCAACAGCTTCATACCTGCATACAAAAGGAAATAACAAATTTACAAGACCTTACTTCTGAATGTTATACTTCATAAGACGCTGCATCTTTACCCATGTAAAGAAGATGGTAATTGATGAGCACAGATAAAACATACAATGATAGATGCAACCCAGTGTGGTATACCTTATGTTGGAAAACATAAATGATTCAGATGAACAATGCATATAAGAAGGTCCCGAATCTCATTCCAGACATTTCTATAAAGAATTATTGCAAATAGAAACAGTAAATTAGATTCGAGTCAATACCAGCATCAAATCATCCAAAAACTAATAAAGTTGATCAGAGGAACTGGTAGAGCCACAAAAGGTAGTTTTTGTAACAAAACaggaaatttatatattattctGGCACTTCCTCGAAAACATCCTAATTTCTGCTAAATGACCATTAAGAGAAGCTTCAAAAGCAGATGCAAATTTACATAGGAGAGGAGCATCCTAACAGCTATATTTTATATCTCAAAACCCCTGGACAACTCACTAGATGGCTACCTTCCACAAAGAAGGATGAGAATGAAACTCAGTCAGTTGTCAAGAAAGGAGAAGTCATCTGATTACCTACCTTGCACATATGCTGCTTCAGCTTCTCTATCTGTTCTTTTAAATGGCTAGACCTCATAAATTAATGACAGTAATTCTCCTAAATTTTCAATACTTAGATTTGAAAAAAATGGATGTAAAATAATTGAATGCTAGTTCGAGTTGTGTACTGAACCTTGTTATTCAGAAAGTTATTTCCTATCATTCTTGTCCTTTTGAATCAGTCGCCAAACACCAAAATACCTGGACATCCCCTACAATTTGGAGAACACTAAACGTTCCAACTCCAGCACTGGCCATTTATATTAATCACCTTCCCTACAATTTGGAATATTATACTATTATGCTGGATGGttttgttttaatatatttaGGTTGATGAATCCTATAACCATGGTGAATATGGGCTAAAGAGTTGACTAATTGGAGCGATGGAGATAACTCAAAGTTTGTGGAAACCCAAGAAGATAAGTCACACCAGCTGAATGAGGCACAACTATTTCCAAGAGCATCTGGGTGAACAGAAAAAGGCTCTATCCTAAAACTGAAATATTTCCAAGCAAGTGCGGAAAATGCAAAAACATATTGCAAATACTCCATTTATGAAGCTCAACATCTACTTTTTCAACTACAAAAATAGAGTTCGAAACATGTTGACCTCTGACTAGCTACACAATCCACATTGTTTCACAATACCTGAACACAAGCTATCAAAGGTCAGCGCATTGGGGCCCTAACACAGTAAACCAAGCCCATAGACATCATGTAAGGACCTTAGCTTAACGCAACTAGCGTGAATTCGTGGCAATGGCATCCCCATTGTAACAGAAACTAAGGCAGAACAGGGCATTGAGgtggagaagagagagagagagagagagagagagagagagagagagcagcgCTTACATTCCATAGGTGGAGCCGCTGGGCGCGGAGGCGCGAAAGACGCCTTTATTGGTGTGCAAATCGACTTCAACAGTGGGAATCCCTCTGCTATCGAGGATTTGCCTGGCTTTAAGGTTGGTGATGACGGAGGTGACGGATTTCTTCAAGTGATTGGAGATGAAGAGCACGGGATCCGGCGTCTTTGCCCTAACGGCGGCATTGACGGCGTCCTCAATCTTCCGGGAGAGCGTATGCTTGTCCAGATACTCCTGCACCGACATTACCTTCTGCTTAATTGTGATATGGTTTCAGCTTTCAAATTTCTTCCTCTCCCGCTTCTGCTGCAGCTACTGCCAGCTCAAGATCGGCGATtggaatatgaatatgaataagAATTGAAACAGGGGAACAAATTATAATAGATCGGAAATTGACCGAGGAAGAAATGGGGTTTTAAGCAAGAAAACTGTTCCTGCTTCCAAAATTACAGTAATTTGTGGTGATACAATATTTTTTGTAGGATTTATAGTAATCAACCtcagcaaaataaaacatgatgatatttgataaacaaatgtgattaaaaattatagtattacCCAATAAAGGCCCAGAAGAATTAAATCTTCAGATTGAAGCCCAAGAGTTTTTCCAAAAGAAATGGAAGAAAGGCTATTATATATGAGGTCCACTTAATATTGCAAATTGGGCCGCACAATCCTCGTATAGATTGGTATGAGAGATTTTCAGGTATTCGAGAAGTACTATCCGATTATGGATTGTGTTTTTTAAATGTAGGGTATCCtcatatgatattttatttaatctCTCTTAATTTTAATAGAGTCTTGGTCTATCACTCTTCAACTGAAGTTTTCTTCTTCACCATTTTCCCTATTCACCACCACCTATACTCTCTTTCTGCTATTTCCTGCTATGCTAGATAGATTGATGGCCCATTTTTACACGTGTATTGCAGTAGATATTTTCGTCTTTATTGTTTCGCCATTTGGACGAATAATTGTTTCGTTCAGTTTTTCCGGATAAAAGTGGAAGCttgtatattattttttcatgtCCAAGTCTAATTAATCTTTGTGGCAAGCTCTCTTCACATGTAGGAGAATGTCTTTCTCAACAAATTTTTCCCAATAGTTTTTCAATTACAACTAGATTACAACGTGTTTCATTGTCTAATTATTTTTGTGACAAGCTCAGATTTTTTTCTTGTAATATTTGTCGTTAGCCGAAATTTTTCGTGTAATATCTATGTGCATAATACAAATGCAAAATTATCAAATAAAGTAGCGTGTATGTTCATGATAATCATAAGTCCTTCTCAAGGAGTCAGTTCATGATTATCAGCTTCTAGAAATTAGAGTTGTCGTTCGTTTGTCATCCACAAAAATACTAGATAAACAACATTTAGCTATCAAACTGTACATGTAGAGGCGACGAGGAAACTGATGTGTCGTTATCAGACGACGCAGCAAAAAACAAGTCCGACAGGTAATTGCTCAAATCCTCAGGGACATATCTGACAATTGAGTCCGTTCCGAATCTGAATCTCCTCGCGTAGTCGTCTCTGTGCTTGTTGTAAAACATCCGGTAACTCGGCACGATCCGTTTCGCTAGAGATATCTTCATATCATCGCGCAGTTTCGGGTCGGGTATGACCCATGAGGTCTGCTTCTTGTACGCCTCCTCGAAAGCTGCATTGAACTGCTCGAAACAATCCGTCACTTGCTCGGGAGAAATCTCCGCCGTCGGTTCCTCAGGCAGTGCAGCCATCACTTTGCTCCATCCCATCCGCTGGTAATTCGAGAGATACTTGCTCACTTTCGCTCTGTTTTCGGATATCCATTCGGCTCCCATCAGGAGCCCCAGTTTGGAGTTCCGGACCTTCGAAACGACGTAGTTTAGGTTGTTGGCTAGGAACAAGTAGGACAATGCGACGTCGTTGTACTTCACCGCCTTGCCGTCGAGCTTGCAGAGGAGGACGAGAATCAGCCACGCTAGCCTCGTGGTGATCGCCGCCACGCAGGGGTCGTCTGCCAAGGCGGAGGTGGGGCTCGAGAAGTAGGCCTGCGGCAGAGGCGTCTCCGCCGCCACCGACCAGTCGGCTATGATGACGGAGACCGCGCCGCTGTAGTCCGCCAGGAAGACGAGGTAGTTCATCACGTAGCGCGTGAGCGGGTGGACGCCGCCGCCGGCCGGCGTCTTCGACGAGTCCTTCTGAATCGCCGCCTCGAATTGAGTCAGTATAATCCTCACCGATTCGCCGAGCTTTACCAGCGCAGCCTCCGCCTCGATCCTCACCGCCGCAGCGGATTCGTGAGAGAAGATCGATTCAATATCTGGCCACAGATCGGAAATCGCCTCGAATAGATCTAGGGTGCGGAACATCTTCTCCGGCGAAAGGATCTTCTTGCATCTCCCGAAGACCTCCGGGAAACTGAAGAGCCTCAACGCCGCATCTTTCGAGATCTCAGTGAAGCACGATTCGGCGATCTTCTCCGACGAAGAGAAGACTATGTCGCAGAGAATCCTCTCACCGCAGAATAAGGTTTTAACGGCAATTTTCACTGCGTGCAGCCAGGTCTTAATTTTCTGCTCCAGAACGCTCCATTCCATTTTCTGCATCTGGTGTTGGCTCAATTTCTCAACTCCGAGATAATACAAAGTCTCATCAATTATCGATTTCCTGACGAGTTTGTAAATATTGACGCATTCTCTGCCATAGCCAGACGCAATCATACAGTCAGCGATATTCCTCAAATCCGCCATCGCGAGATCCGCCTCGGCGTTCTCGCCGCGAGGTGGAGTTCTAGGCGGCGTTGTGCTAGTGCTCTCCTCTCCTTCATCGGAGATTTCATCTTCATGGTAGTAGTAGTCGGAGACGCTGGATCGGGCGGAGGCCCTAGACGAGCGGCAGGAAACCGATTCGGAGTCGAGATTTTTTCTATTTGCAGATAAAATTAGGTGAAACTCCTTCTCCAGTCTCTTGATTGCAATCTGCATCAAGTTCTGAGCTCGGACGAGTTTATCGGAGCCGGAGCTGAGCTTGACGTAGTAGTGCATCGCGTGCTGCAAGCTGTTCACTGCATCGAGGAATTTTCTAGCTTCTCTTCTATCATCGACGAAGAGCGACGAGAATTCCTGGTGTCTGTGTGCATCGATGGCCGATGCCGTGATTATGACCTCAGCGAGGTCGAGATTCTCCTCCATCATGGTCTCGGAGAAGGACTGGTGGCTGGAGCATGACGGCGTAGAGGACGGAGAGGCAGAGGCGGAAGAATGCCGCGACGGAGAAGAAACTCTCTTGGAAAATATCGAacccttcattttttttaaaatttgattgatAGTGAGAGAGATAACAATTAACAAGGTAAGGCTTGATGAGAGTAATTGAGAGGTTTAGGTGATGATGTGTTGTTATTGGGTGAGAGAGAATATTGGTTTACAAGAGGGGAAGGGAAGGGCgggtatatatagagagaggttGACAAGGATTACGCGGTGTTGGTGTTATTTGTTTGAACGTTGAAAAcaatactagtagtagtagtaataatttggGGGCAGGGGATTGGTTGGCGTGTCGTAGTCACTAGTCAGCGTCGTTAATTACCATGGGAATACATTTGGACGAAGGTATAAAAGCTATAACAAGTCGTCTCGCATGTAAAATTCGATACATATATGTACATTAAAACCGAGGTTCAAAACAACTAAAAGCTAAGATTTGTAATTGTATTCCGCGTGGACTAGTTACAAGATTGATGTGTATAAAATCTTGTGAATTGCTTTATGCTTTTTGTAGTTTGTTAAATTTACAACGGCTCTATATATCTTCTACGAAAGTTCTATTTTACACtggaaaattaaaatatactcctatatatgaCATCGAATAAGGGAAACTCATTTACAGTTTCCTACTTTTATACAAAATATACCTTATTGTATAATTATGATTATCCACTAATTAGAATGTTTTATGAATGCATGGGATTGACAACTTTATCTTGATGGACTAAATTACTATTGGAAAATAGATTGAGTTGAGTGAGATCCAAAAGCTCGATTAACAAGACACTCCTAGACTCCTAGCAGCAGAATACTCCACAAtgctaaggccatccacaacgctgtctctataccgtctcttaaaccgtctcttaactactatttgagcactatttgagggccccactgtccttttttcctccatctcttaactaagagacggaacctgcaacgctccgtctcttaaccgtctctataccgtctcttaattactattcattcaatttaatttataaattttttttaaaacccaattcaatttaaacaaacacactttattaaaattaaaacaacattacaacttaacattaaaaaaacgaagacataattaaaattctaaaaaaataaaaatgacataatttaatcttctccgccaaaattttcccaaatgtgttcaattagatcctcttggagttgggtgtgggcgctagagtcgcgtgtccttgcccgaatagccaaccgttcttgtatagatggatgcgctccacttcgcggcggactacttgcggttgagcttccgggggattcggggtcgaaccaatttccggcatcggttccttcgtctcggacaatcatgttgtgcaagattatgcacgtatacatgatgtcgaccatgctctccatgaaccacgaacgagccggggctttgatgatgttgaagcgcgctgggagaaccccgaacgccctctccataTCCTTGCGcacagcctcctgcttctgcgcaaaaagggcctgctttgggttcgctggcctgccgcacgtcttcacgaaggtcggccacttcgggtagatgcggaaagtattcgctatgtggagaaaatagcggtttccgcatgcggaaacggcgacggaaataggtatctccccaaatcgggttatcgcagaagtagtcgcgtactaaccgtgcggcggcttcctcccggttccgattgatgtacttccgggagcgtcgtgggggtggtgcggcttcctccgcctctcgacgtcgatcttcttcgagtgattgttccattaattgacgcatttgctcaaaatgatccatttgtttgagttgattgaagatggaaattggagtgatagagaggatttgagagg
This region includes:
- the LOC121743485 gene encoding cytosolic enolase 3-like isoform X1 gives rise to the protein MSVQEYLDKHTLSRKIEDAVNAAVRAKTPDPVLFISNHLKKSVTSVITNLKARQILDSRGIPTVEVDLHTNKGVFRASAPSGSTYGMYEAVELRDGDKGMYLGNSVSRAVKNVNEKISEALIGMDPTLQAQIDQAMIDLDKTDKKGELGANAILAVSMAACRAGAAEKEVPLYKHIADLAGKTRYHLPVPAFTLIGGGDHAGNNLAIQEIMILPVGAKKFEEALQMGAETYHHLKAVITEKYGSHGCNVGEDGGFAPDIASLKEGLDFVKEAIGRTGYNEKIKIAIGVGATEFCIGTKYDLDHKISNRSGQNFKSGEDMIDMYRGLCEAYPIVSIGDPFDKEDWEHSKYFSSLGICQVVGDDLLMSNPKRIERAVQEAACNALLLKVNQVGTVTEAIEAVKLAKDANWGVVISQRSGESEDSFIADIAVGLATGQIKAGAPCRGERLAKYNQLLRIEEELGDQAIYAGDDWKHF
- the LOC121743485 gene encoding cytosolic enolase 3-like isoform X2 → MSVQEYLDKHTLSRKIEDAVNAAVRAKTPDPVLFISNHLKKSVTSVITNLKARQILDSRGIPTVEVDLHTNKGVFRASAPSGSTYGMYEAVELRDGDKGMYLGNSVSRAVKNVNEKISEALIGMDPTLQAQIDQAMIDLDKTDKKGELGANAILAVSMAACRAGAAEKEVPLYKHIADLAGKTRYHLPVPAFTLIGGGDHAGNNLAIQEIMILPVGAKKFEEALQMGAETYHHLKAVITEKYGSHGCNVGEDGGFAPDIASLKEGLDFVKEAIGRTGYNEKIKIAIGVGATEFCIGTKYDLDHKISNRSGQNFKSGEDMIDMYRGLCEAYPIVSIGDPFDKEDWEHSKYFSSLGICQVVGDDLLMSNPKRIERAVQEAACNALLLKFRSIRWEL
- the LOC121745378 gene encoding exocyst complex component EXO70H1-like; its protein translation is MKGSIFSKRVSSPSRHSSASASPSSTPSCSSHQSFSETMMEENLDLAEVIITASAIDAHRHQEFSSLFVDDRREARKFLDAVNSLQHAMHYYVKLSSGSDKLVRAQNLMQIAIKRLEKEFHLILSANRKNLDSESVSCRSSRASARSSVSDYYYHEDEISDEGEESTSTTPPRTPPRGENAEADLAMADLRNIADCMIASGYGRECVNIYKLVRKSIIDETLYYLGVEKLSQHQMQKMEWSVLEQKIKTWLHAVKIAVKTLFCGERILCDIVFSSSEKIAESCFTEISKDAALRLFSFPEVFGRCKKILSPEKMFRTLDLFEAISDLWPDIESIFSHESAAAVRIEAEAALVKLGESVRIILTQFEAAIQKDSSKTPAGGGVHPLTRYVMNYLVFLADYSGAVSVIIADWSVAAETPLPQAYFSSPTSALADDPCVAAITTRLAWLILVLLCKLDGKAVKYNDVALSYLFLANNLNYVVSKVRNSKLGLLMGAEWISENRAKVSKYLSNYQRMGWSKVMAALPEEPTAEISPEQVTDCFEQFNAAFEEAYKKQTSWVIPDPKLRDDMKISLAKRIVPSYRMFYNKHRDDYARRFRFGTDSIVRYVPEDLSNYLSDLFFAASSDNDTSVSSSPLHVQFDS